A portion of the Faecalibacterium sp. I3-3-89 genome contains these proteins:
- a CDS encoding aldose 1-epimerase family protein: MQATIHNEYLTLTVDTHGAEAVSLKNAAGEELLWQADPAVWKRHAPILFPWTGKLKDGSFTHGGKTYKGGQHGFARDVEHTLRKAEGDTVQLELRPDETMKAERFPFDFVLTSTFRLDGKTLHHTLTVSNPGSEELRFGIGYHPAFCVPFDAEHTVEDYEFRFDQPESPVILDASGGGLLTGKCYYQWKNQQAIPLTNDLFDNDSFCMAGLRTKTLGIYEKDTGRSIVCDVAGFPYTLIWSALSKPLRFVCIEPWNSLPASVDDPQEWSQRAAAACLAPGGEWSTTLSTTFER; the protein is encoded by the coding sequence ATGCAGGCGACCATTCACAACGAATATCTGACCCTTACGGTGGACACCCATGGTGCCGAGGCCGTTAGCCTGAAGAACGCAGCGGGAGAAGAGCTACTCTGGCAGGCAGACCCGGCAGTCTGGAAGCGCCACGCGCCCATCCTCTTCCCGTGGACGGGCAAGCTCAAGGACGGCAGCTTCACCCACGGCGGCAAGACCTACAAGGGCGGGCAGCACGGCTTCGCACGGGATGTGGAGCACACCCTGCGAAAGGCCGAGGGCGATACCGTCCAGCTCGAGCTGCGTCCGGACGAGACCATGAAGGCAGAGCGGTTCCCCTTCGACTTCGTCCTCACCAGCACCTTCCGGCTGGACGGCAAGACCCTCCACCACACTCTCACCGTCTCGAACCCCGGCAGCGAGGAGCTGCGGTTCGGCATCGGCTACCATCCGGCCTTTTGTGTGCCCTTCGATGCAGAGCACACCGTCGAGGACTACGAGTTCCGCTTCGACCAGCCCGAAAGCCCGGTCATCCTCGACGCCAGCGGGGGCGGTCTGCTGACGGGCAAATGCTACTACCAGTGGAAGAACCAGCAGGCCATCCCGCTGACCAACGACCTCTTCGACAACGACAGCTTCTGCATGGCAGGCCTGCGCACCAAGACGCTGGGCATCTACGAGAAGGACACCGGCCGCAGCATCGTCTGCGATGTAGCCGGCTTCCCCTATACCCTCATCTGGTCGGCCCTGTCGAAGCCGCTGCGCTTCGTCTGCATCGAGCCGTGGAACTCTCTGCCTGCCTCGGTGGACGACCCGCAGGAGTGGAGCCAGCGGGCCGCTGCGGCCTGCCTCGCCCCCGGCGGGGAGTGGAGCACGACCCTCAGCACGACATTTGAGCGGTAA
- a CDS encoding peptidoglycan-binding protein: MATGILRIQAFAARQSSPIEGVTVNVSGDGFTATRLTDAEGNAADVTLTTPACALSLDEDNTTQAPYAVCSLVASKPGYRTVRIQGVQVFPGQVTLAQPEMIPDTEEIRDPLNAPIIIPPHSLFTGNGGSGPTPALACVPRVLDRVIIPKNITVHLGRPAASAQNVTVSFRRYIANVASSEVYPTWPEQALRANIHCQISLALNRIYTEWYPSKGYTFNITNSTSYDQYYVHGRTVFDVMVRLTDDIFNTYIRKTGTVNPYYAEYCDGKSVTCPGLKQWGTVTLANQGRNALSILKYYYGNNIEIVRTNNIQSIPRSYPGSPLRQGSTGSAVFTLQRQLNRITKDYPFLGLLTVDGIFGSRMTATVKKFQKQFGLTADGVVGRSTWYKISYIYVSVKDLAELTSEGETSNGALSNGTWDPGSAPLKVGSTGREVEQVQFWLSTLAQYESNIPSVTVDGIFGSGTAAAVRAFQRRYGLTADGIVGRATWTELYDQFRSIQSDNGTPNAYPGSALRQGSSGQNVRLVQFWLKIARTVYQSLSNVTVDGIFGPATTAAVRRFQTYFGLASDGVVGRTTWNKLYEVYNDIANRLLSSSLRPGEYPGLLRSGSTGTAVRELQFYLYLMSAYQSSIPSVSIDGRFGAATEAAVRAYQRFAGLTVDGIVGRKTWDSLYGKASALRSSGPVVTLKRLPYPGTPLTIGSDSSAVLYYALLLQRIAYYYDSVASPALSSQYTQETADATASAQELLGLPATGAADAETWTAVEALSLQLAAFTPNPDRHPEQGPDYPGRAMKEGSVGPDVSLIEGWVNDRSQLYCEEDYVTDNASFGPEDTAAVKETQQRAGLETNGVVDRPTWAALRAQSHTACDSCTEEG; the protein is encoded by the coding sequence ATGGCTACCGGAATCCTGCGCATCCAAGCCTTCGCGGCCCGCCAGTCCAGCCCCATCGAGGGCGTGACCGTCAATGTCAGCGGCGACGGCTTCACCGCCACCCGTCTCACCGACGCCGAGGGCAATGCCGCCGACGTCACCCTCACCACACCCGCCTGCGCCCTCTCGCTGGACGAGGACAACACCACGCAGGCCCCCTACGCGGTCTGCAGCCTTGTGGCCTCCAAACCCGGCTACCGCACCGTCCGCATTCAGGGCGTGCAGGTCTTTCCCGGGCAGGTGACGCTGGCTCAGCCCGAAATGATCCCCGACACGGAAGAGATTCGGGACCCCCTCAACGCCCCCATTATCATCCCGCCCCACAGCCTCTTCACCGGCAACGGCGGCAGCGGCCCGACCCCCGCCCTCGCCTGTGTGCCGAGGGTGCTGGACCGGGTCATCATCCCCAAGAACATCACCGTCCACCTCGGCCGCCCCGCCGCATCGGCCCAGAACGTCACCGTCTCCTTCCGCAGGTATATCGCCAATGTGGCGTCCAGCGAGGTGTATCCTACCTGGCCTGAGCAGGCCCTCCGCGCCAACATCCACTGCCAGATCTCGCTGGCCCTCAACCGCATCTACACCGAGTGGTATCCCAGCAAGGGCTACACCTTCAACATCACCAACTCCACCAGCTACGACCAGTACTATGTGCACGGCCGGACCGTGTTCGACGTCATGGTGCGGCTGACGGACGACATCTTCAACACTTATATCCGCAAGACCGGCACCGTCAACCCCTACTACGCCGAGTACTGCGACGGCAAGAGCGTCACCTGCCCCGGCCTCAAACAGTGGGGCACCGTCACGCTGGCCAATCAGGGCCGGAACGCCCTCAGCATCCTCAAATATTACTACGGAAACAACATCGAGATCGTCCGCACGAACAACATCCAGTCCATCCCCCGGAGCTACCCCGGAAGCCCCCTGCGGCAGGGCAGCACCGGCAGCGCGGTGTTCACCTTACAGCGCCAGCTCAACCGCATCACAAAGGACTACCCCTTCCTCGGGCTGCTGACGGTGGACGGCATCTTCGGCAGCCGGATGACCGCGACGGTCAAAAAGTTCCAGAAGCAGTTCGGCCTCACCGCCGACGGCGTGGTGGGCCGCAGCACATGGTACAAGATCAGCTACATCTACGTCTCGGTCAAGGACCTCGCCGAGCTGACCAGCGAGGGGGAGACGTCCAACGGCGCCCTCTCCAACGGCACATGGGACCCCGGCAGCGCGCCCCTCAAGGTGGGTTCGACCGGCCGGGAGGTGGAGCAGGTGCAGTTCTGGCTGAGCACACTGGCCCAGTACGAGAGCAACATCCCCTCCGTCACGGTGGACGGCATCTTCGGCAGCGGCACTGCGGCGGCGGTGCGGGCGTTCCAGCGGCGCTACGGCCTGACTGCGGACGGCATCGTGGGGCGGGCCACATGGACCGAGCTGTACGACCAGTTCCGCAGCATCCAGTCCGACAACGGCACCCCCAACGCCTACCCCGGCTCTGCCCTGCGCCAAGGCAGCAGCGGCCAGAACGTCCGGCTGGTGCAGTTCTGGCTCAAGATCGCGCGGACGGTCTACCAGAGCCTCAGCAATGTGACGGTGGACGGCATCTTCGGCCCGGCCACGACGGCAGCGGTGCGGCGGTTCCAGACCTACTTCGGCCTTGCCAGTGACGGCGTCGTGGGCCGCACGACGTGGAACAAGCTCTACGAGGTCTACAACGACATCGCCAACCGCCTGCTCTCGTCCAGCCTGCGGCCCGGCGAATATCCGGGCCTGCTGCGCAGCGGCTCCACCGGCACAGCGGTGCGGGAGCTGCAGTTCTACCTCTATCTCATGAGCGCCTACCAGAGCAGCATCCCCTCCGTCTCCATCGATGGCCGTTTCGGCGCGGCCACCGAGGCCGCCGTCCGGGCCTACCAGCGGTTCGCCGGGCTGACGGTGGACGGCATCGTGGGCCGGAAAACATGGGATTCGCTCTACGGAAAAGCCTCGGCTCTCCGCTCCTCCGGGCCTGTGGTCACCCTCAAGCGCCTGCCCTATCCTGGCACGCCGCTGACCATCGGCAGCGACAGCAGCGCCGTGCTCTACTACGCCCTGCTTTTGCAGCGCATCGCCTACTATTACGACAGCGTGGCGTCCCCCGCGCTTTCCAGCCAATACACCCAGGAAACGGCAGACGCCACCGCCAGTGCACAGGAGCTTCTGGGCCTGCCCGCCACCGGCGCAGCCGACGCCGAGACGTGGACGGCGGTGGAGGCTCTGAGCTTACAGCTGGCGGCCTTTACGCCCAACCCTGACCGGCATCCTGAGCAGGGGCCGGACTACCCGGGCCGGGCCATGAAGGAAGGCAGCGTGGGGCCTGACGTCAGCCTCATCGAGGGCTGGGTCAACGACCGCTCCCAGCTCTACTGCGAGGAGGACTACGTCACCGACAATGCCTCCTTCGGTCCGGAGGACACCGCCGCCGTGAAAGAGACGCAGCAGCGGGCGGGCCTTGAGACGAACGGCGTCGTAGACCGGCCCACTTGGGCCGCGCTCCGCGCCCAGAGCCACACTGCCTGCGACAGCTGCACCGAGGAGGGATGA
- a CDS encoding NAD-dependent protein deacylase produces the protein MVEKLEKIISQSQNIVFFGGAGVSTESGIPDFRSVDGLYHQKYDYPPETILSHTFWETHPEEFYRFYRDKLIVRGAKPNAAHLRLAKLEREGKLKAVITQNIDGLHQAAGSQKVYELHGSTLRNYCVNCGAFYGVDFIANSTGVPRCPKCGGIVKPDVVLYEEGLDEQVLSGAVSAIRHADTLIIGGTSLVVYPAAGLIRYFRGDHLVVINMQPTGADAEADLCIAKPIGQVLREDVVLED, from the coding sequence ATGGTTGAAAAGTTAGAAAAAATCATTTCGCAGAGCCAGAACATCGTCTTTTTTGGCGGTGCAGGTGTGTCCACCGAGAGCGGCATCCCGGATTTCCGCAGCGTGGACGGCCTCTACCATCAGAAATACGACTACCCGCCCGAGACCATCCTGAGCCACACCTTCTGGGAAACGCACCCCGAGGAGTTTTACCGCTTCTACCGCGATAAGCTCATTGTCCGGGGCGCAAAGCCCAACGCGGCCCACCTCCGTCTGGCCAAGCTCGAGCGGGAGGGAAAGCTGAAGGCCGTCATCACCCAGAACATCGACGGCCTCCATCAGGCCGCAGGGTCACAGAAGGTATACGAGCTGCACGGCAGCACGCTGCGCAACTACTGCGTGAACTGCGGCGCGTTCTACGGCGTGGACTTCATCGCCAACAGCACCGGTGTGCCCCGCTGCCCCAAGTGCGGCGGCATCGTCAAGCCGGACGTGGTCCTTTATGAAGAGGGCCTCGACGAGCAGGTACTGTCCGGGGCTGTCTCGGCCATCCGTCATGCCGACACCCTCATCATCGGCGGCACCAGCCTTGTGGTCTACCCGGCGGCGGGCCTCATCCGCTATTTCCGGGGCGACCACCTCGTGGTCATCAATATGCAGCCTACGGGCGCAGACGCCGAAGCCGACCTGTGCATCGCAAAGCCCATCGGGCAGGTGCTCCGCGAGGATGTGGTGCTGGAGGATTGA
- a CDS encoding peptidoglycan-binding domain-containing protein: protein MARLLVYDAYENKVYTYSSLNENDPMPYSTGTTLTVREFRGRSNSPVLWTTIAAMEAWNLTRRKYGRGIPVGYAFRRIWEGGHGTRSQHYAGVSFDVGQRLSQTQRTAIYRAARSTGAWGYVEPLSQTPTWVHLDRRYGTPACSGTTAGYPTLRRGSRGCYVMILQDALSTLGYQTGSRIDGIFGSRTEEALRGYQRRTSLRVDGVCGCNSWKKISTAVLGVGRTRTTID from the coding sequence ATGGCACGCTTACTGGTCTATGATGCCTACGAGAACAAGGTCTACACCTATTCCAGCCTGAACGAAAACGACCCCATGCCCTACAGCACCGGAACGACCCTGACCGTCCGGGAGTTCCGGGGCAGGTCCAACAGTCCGGTGCTTTGGACGACCATTGCGGCCATGGAGGCATGGAACCTGACCCGCCGCAAGTACGGCAGAGGCATCCCGGTGGGGTACGCCTTCCGCCGCATCTGGGAGGGCGGCCACGGCACCCGCAGCCAGCACTACGCAGGCGTGTCCTTCGATGTGGGGCAGCGCCTCAGCCAGACCCAGCGCACTGCCATCTACAGAGCCGCCCGCTCCACCGGGGCGTGGGGCTACGTCGAGCCGCTGAGCCAGACCCCCACATGGGTGCACCTCGACCGGCGCTACGGCACCCCCGCCTGCAGCGGCACCACGGCGGGCTACCCCACCCTCCGCAGGGGGAGCCGGGGCTGCTACGTCATGATCCTTCAGGATGCCCTCTCGACGCTGGGCTACCAGACCGGCAGCCGCATCGACGGCATCTTCGGCAGCCGGACGGAGGAAGCCCTCCGGGGCTATCAGCGCCGCACCAGCCTCCGCGTGGACGGCGTCTGCGGCTGCAACAGCTGGAAAAAGATCTCCACCGCCGTGCTGGGCGTGGGACGAACCAGAACGACCATTGATTGA